One Rouxiella sp. S1S-2 genomic window, TCTAATTTACAAGTGTTAAATAATACGTTTATCGTTAATGGTGGTGCAGTCGGGGTTATCAAGAAATATTCTATTAGATTAACCCAGTGTGATGATGTTTTAGATATTTCTAAAAATACATTTACCTACCCAACACTCGATTATTCTATTTTTTATGGCGCTGGGCTATCAGAGCTGCAGTGGAATTCAACAGCGCAGCCAAATACCGTCGATAACAGCGTTGTTATAGCATAATTTTCAGCGTATTCAGTCGTGTATTTTATTTTACTAATAATGAAAAGTAGCCGCTGGATTTAATTCCTGTGGTATTGCTCTTGTCGATTCCTCTGAGTATTTTTCTGAGGAATATATATCGAGGATGACTATGATTCTTCCCGTTATTATGGCCGGTGGTACCGGCAGCCGCTTATGGCCGATGTCTCGTGAACATTTTCCAAAGCAATTTTTGAGTCTTCACGGCGAACAGTCAATGCTACAGGAGACGGTCACCCGCCTGCATGGCCTGAACGTTTGTGAGCCGCTGGTTATTTGTAATGAGCTGCATCGTTTTCTCGTGGCCGAACAATTACGCCAAATTAATCAGCTAGCCAATAACATCATGCTAGAACCCATTGGCCGTAATACCGCCCCTGCGATTACGCTAGCGGCATTACACGCGATCAAAAATGGGCAAGACCCGTTATTACTGGTGCTGGCTGCCGACCACGTCATCGAAAATCCTGAGGCTTTTCATAAGGCGGTGCAGGGAGCCATTCCTTTTGCCGAGCAGGGAAAGTTAGTCACTTTCGGGATTGTAGCGACCAGCCCAGAGACCGGCTATGGCTATATTCAACGCGGCATGGCGTTCAGCAGTGACGCCGTTCCTGCCTATCGAGTACAGCGTTTTGTAGAAAAGCCGTTGCTGGCAACCGCACTGGAATATCTTGAAAGCGGTGAATATTACTGGAACAGTGGCATGTTTCTGTTTGGCGCCAAACGTTTTCTGCAGGAGATGGAAATATTCCGTCCAGATATCGTTGCGGCCTGCCGTAAATCTATTGAAACCGCTCAAGCCGATCCTCAGCAAGATTTTATACGCGTTGATGCCGCCTCGTTTATTGCCTGTCCCGATGAGTCTGTTGACTACGCGGTAATGGAAAAGACCTCGGATGCCATTGTTGTCCCTCTCGATGCTGGCTGGAGTGACGTAGGGTCATGGTCTGCACTGTGGGATGTGAATAATAAAAACGATCAGGGCAATGCCCTCATTGGCGATGTATTTACTCATAACGCCGCCAACTGCTATATCAAGTCCGATGAGAAACTGGTGGCAGCCATTGGCGTCGATAACCTGGTCATCGTTAATACTAAGGATGCGGTGCTGGTTATTGATAAATCCCAGGTTCAGGACGTTAAAAAGGTCGTGGAGTTTTTGAAAAAAAACCAGCGCCGTGAATATCGACTGCATCGTGAGTCTTATAGCCCGTGGGGACATAACGATAAAGTGGTTAATGCGCCACGATATAACGTTAATCGTATTACGGTGAAACCAGGAGGGAAATTTTCGCTGCAAATGCACCACCACCGCACCGAGCATTGGGTCATTCTCTCCGGTACCGCCAAAGTGAGCCTCGAAGATAAAACCTATTTTCTGACTGAAAACCAATCAACTTTTATTCCGATTGGCACCCAGCATACCTTGGAAAACCCGGGGAAAATTCCGTTAGAGCTGCTTGAAGTCCAGTCAGGCTCCTATTTGGGCGATGACGACATTATCCGTATTTCGGACCTTCATGAACATTTCTAACGGGGATACAACATGTCAGCTAAATTAACCTGCTTCAAGGCCTATGACATTCGCGGTGAACTGGGTGTCGAGTTAAATGAAGAGATTGCTTACCGAATCGGCCGCGCCTACGGTGAGTACTTAAAGCCTAAAAGAATCGTGGTAGGCGGAGATGTAAGGTTAACCAGTGAGGCGCTGAAATTAGCCGTAGCGAGAGGACTACGGGATGCAGGAACGGACGTAGTCGACATAGGCGTATCGGGCACTGAAGAAATTTATTTCGCCACCTCTTATCTAAATGTGGATGGCGGTATCGAAGTGACTGCCAGCCATAATCCAATGAATTACAATGGCATGAAGTTAGTCCGAGAGAGTTCAAAACCGATTAGCGGTGATACGGGTTTACGTGATATCCAACGGCTAGCGGAAGAAAATAATTTTATTCCCATCGAGGAGAATAAGCGTGGTTATTACGAGACGCTGTCGGTGCTCGATGCCTATGTTGATAAAGTGCTCAGCTATGTGGATTTAAACAATTTCAATCGCCCTTTAAAACTGGTTATTAACTCGGGTAACGGTGCAGCAGGACACGTCGTTGATGCTATCGAGCAGCGCTTTATACAGGCAGGTAAAGCGGTTGAGTTTATCAAGGTACATCATCACCCAGACGGCAATTTTCCTAATGGTATTCCTAATCCACTATTGCCTGAATGTCGTCAGGATACGACGGATGCCATTATTAAGCATCAGGCGGATATGGGAATAGCCTTTGATGGTGACTTTGACCGCTGCTTCCTGTTTGACGACGAGGGGGAGTTTATCGAGGGTTATTACATTGTTGGTTTACTGGCGGATGCCTTTCTCGAGAAATACCCCGGCTCACGGATTATTCACGACCCACGTTTGAGCTGGAATACCATTGATATTGTCACTCAGGCTGGGGGAACGCCGGTGATGTCAAAAACCGGACACGCCTTTATCAAAGAGCGCATGCGCGAGGAAGATGCCGTTTACGGCGGCGAGATGAGTGCTCATCATTATTTTCGCGACTTCGCCTACTGCGACAGTGGGATGATCCCTTGGCTTGTCGTGACCGAATTGCTGCATATAAAAGGCAAATCTCTGCGACAGTTAGTTAACGATCGGGTTATCGCCTATCCGGCCTCAGGGGAAATAAACAGCAAGCTAAGTTACCCGGACCGGGCTATTTTGCGCGTGTTGGCGGTTTATGAGAAAGAAGCTTTAAAGGTTGACTATACCGACGGCATTAGTCTGGAGTTTGACGATTGGCGTTTTAACCTGCGCAGCTCAAATACGGAGCCAGTTGTTCGCCTAAATGTTGAGTCACGGGCCAACACAGCGTTAATGAATGAGCAAACCGAGAGAATTATTTCTATTCTTCGAGACTGACCTACTGAATCTATTTTTGAAATCAGTCTGTCTTTATGACAATTAATCAGGGTTTTTAATTCAGTTGCACAGCGATTTTATTAAAAAATAAAAACAAGCCAAGATGATGTTCTGGCGGTTAATCCTTTGCGGATATTTACCGTAGATCGTTGCTTTGTGCTTTATTATAAAAAAGGAATAATAATGTTACGAAATGTCAACGTTGGCATTGTTGCTGACTGGTTAGTCACTTTTGCAGGTTCTGAAAAAGTTATTGCCGAATTTATTAACCTTTATCCTCAGTCAGAGATTTATTCTGTAGTAGATTTTCTCTCTGATGAGTCAAGGCTTCTATTTAATGATAAGAAAGCCACCACTTCTTTTATTCAGCGACTGCCAAAAGCAAAAGGAAGCTATCAGCAGTACCTGCCATTAATGCCCTTGGCAATAGAGCAACTGGATGTGACCGGGCACGACATTATTTTATCCAGCAGTCACGCCGTCGCAAAAGGCGTGCTGACAGGACCGGACCAGCTGCATATCAGCTATGTACATTCACCGATACGCTATGCCTGGGACTTTCAGCATCAATATCTGCGCGAGGCTGGACTGACTAAATGCCTTAAAGGGAAACTGGCGCGCCTATTCTTACACAAAATAAGGCTTTGGGATTATCGCACGGCCAACGGCGTTGACCATTTTATCGCTAACTCGCAGTTTATTGCCCGCCGAATCAGAAAAGTGTACGGCCGTCACGCAGACGTGATTTACCCGCCGGTAGACGTTAATAATTTTACCCTGCAGGAGGATAAAGAAGATTTCTATCTTACTGCCTCACGGATGGTGCCTTATAAACGTATTGATCTCATTGTCGAAGCCTTTACCCAAATGCCTGACAAAAAATTGGTGGTTATCGGGGATGGCTCAGAGATGGCCAAAATTAAAGCCAAAGCCGGCCCGAACGTAGAGATCCTCGGCTATCAGCCAAACGCAGTGATGCAGGACTACATGCGGCGTGCGAAGGCCTTTGTCTTTGCAGCAGAGGAAGATTTTGGAATAACGCCGGTTGAAGCCCAGGCCTGTGGCACGCCAGTGATTGCATTTGGCAAGGGGGGAGCACTCGAAACGATCAGACCCTACGGTGAGCAAAATCCGACGGGCGTTTTCTTTAGCATGCAAACAGTAGCTTCGCTGAACGAGGCGGTGCAACATTTTGAGGCAGTACGCGACGCAATCACACCGCAAAACTGCCGTAATAATGCCTTAAGATTTTCAGCAGAACGCTTTAAATTGGAAATAGATACATTTATCAAAGAGAAGTGGTTAGCATTTAATAATAATAAAAAGGTTGTTTATTAGGTTATTACAGTTTAACAGTCTGGTTTTTACCGCAGCGTGTAGACACCGCTCTAAATAGAGCGGTGTTGATA contains:
- a CDS encoding mannose-1-phosphate guanylyltransferase/mannose-6-phosphate isomerase — translated: MILPVIMAGGTGSRLWPMSREHFPKQFLSLHGEQSMLQETVTRLHGLNVCEPLVICNELHRFLVAEQLRQINQLANNIMLEPIGRNTAPAITLAALHAIKNGQDPLLLVLAADHVIENPEAFHKAVQGAIPFAEQGKLVTFGIVATSPETGYGYIQRGMAFSSDAVPAYRVQRFVEKPLLATALEYLESGEYYWNSGMFLFGAKRFLQEMEIFRPDIVAACRKSIETAQADPQQDFIRVDAASFIACPDESVDYAVMEKTSDAIVVPLDAGWSDVGSWSALWDVNNKNDQGNALIGDVFTHNAANCYIKSDEKLVAAIGVDNLVIVNTKDAVLVIDKSQVQDVKKVVEFLKKNQRREYRLHRESYSPWGHNDKVVNAPRYNVNRITVKPGGKFSLQMHHHRTEHWVILSGTAKVSLEDKTYFLTENQSTFIPIGTQHTLENPGKIPLELLEVQSGSYLGDDDIIRISDLHEHF
- a CDS encoding glycosyltransferase family 4 protein, with protein sequence MLRNVNVGIVADWLVTFAGSEKVIAEFINLYPQSEIYSVVDFLSDESRLLFNDKKATTSFIQRLPKAKGSYQQYLPLMPLAIEQLDVTGHDIILSSSHAVAKGVLTGPDQLHISYVHSPIRYAWDFQHQYLREAGLTKCLKGKLARLFLHKIRLWDYRTANGVDHFIANSQFIARRIRKVYGRHADVIYPPVDVNNFTLQEDKEDFYLTASRMVPYKRIDLIVEAFTQMPDKKLVVIGDGSEMAKIKAKAGPNVEILGYQPNAVMQDYMRRAKAFVFAAEEDFGITPVEAQACGTPVIAFGKGGALETIRPYGEQNPTGVFFSMQTVASLNEAVQHFEAVRDAITPQNCRNNALRFSAERFKLEIDTFIKEKWLAFNNNKKVVY
- the cpsG gene encoding phosphomannomutase CpsG; its protein translation is MSAKLTCFKAYDIRGELGVELNEEIAYRIGRAYGEYLKPKRIVVGGDVRLTSEALKLAVARGLRDAGTDVVDIGVSGTEEIYFATSYLNVDGGIEVTASHNPMNYNGMKLVRESSKPISGDTGLRDIQRLAEENNFIPIEENKRGYYETLSVLDAYVDKVLSYVDLNNFNRPLKLVINSGNGAAGHVVDAIEQRFIQAGKAVEFIKVHHHPDGNFPNGIPNPLLPECRQDTTDAIIKHQADMGIAFDGDFDRCFLFDDEGEFIEGYYIVGLLADAFLEKYPGSRIIHDPRLSWNTIDIVTQAGGTPVMSKTGHAFIKERMREEDAVYGGEMSAHHYFRDFAYCDSGMIPWLVVTELLHIKGKSLRQLVNDRVIAYPASGEINSKLSYPDRAILRVLAVYEKEALKVDYTDGISLEFDDWRFNLRSSNTEPVVRLNVESRANTALMNEQTERIISILRD